A DNA window from Pleurodeles waltl isolate 20211129_DDA chromosome 12, aPleWal1.hap1.20221129, whole genome shotgun sequence contains the following coding sequences:
- the CIB3 gene encoding calcium and integrin-binding family member 3, with product MGNKQTIFTTQQLDTYQDCTFFTRKEILRLFHRYRDLAPQLVPDDYTNKPDVKVPYELIGSMPEFKDNPFRQRIAEVFSEDGDGNMTLDDFLDMFSVLSEMAPRDLKAYYAFKIYDFNNDDFICKSDLEKTLNKLTRNELTPEEVCLVCEKVIDEADVDNDGKLSLEDFQHMIVRAPDFLSTFHIRI from the exons ATGGGCAACAAGCAGACTATTTTCACCACTCAACAGCTTGATACGTACCAG GATTGCACTTTCTTCACAAGAAAGGAAATTCTCAG GTTGTTTCACCGGTATCGAGACCTCGCTCCGCAGCTCGTGCCAGACGACTACACCAACAAGCCAGACGTGAAGGTCCCATATGAGCTGATTGGCAGCATGCCCGAGTTTAAG GACAACCCCTTCCGCCAGAGGATAGCAGAAGTTTTTTCCGAAGACGGAGATGGCAATATGACATTGGATGACTTTTTAGATATGTTTTCTGTGCTGAGTGAAATGGCACCACGGGACCTAAAAGCTTACTATGCCTTTAAAATTTATG ATTTTAACAACGATGATTTTATCTGTAAATCCGACTTGGAGAAAACCCTCAACAAATTGACCCGAAATGAGTTAACCCCAGAAGAGGTGTGCCTCGTTTGTGAAAAAGTAATCGATGAAGCCGATGTGGACAACGATGGCAAACTCTCCCTAGAAGACTTTCAACACATGATTGTGCGAGCACCAGATTTTCTCAG cacttTTCACATTCGGATTTGA